The DNA sequence TGGGATCCGTCTCCCAATTTCTAGGGTTGTTTTTTATGTAATTATAGATTTTATCAAAGGCAATATGATTTCTAACAATACTATCGTGATAATTGGATTGCCAGATTGATGTTTCATTACCGATTTGTTTTGTTGTGACCGATTTAAAAATCGCAACAAATGATGAAATTGAATTTGGTTTTCGGGTTAATTTGATTTTTTTGGGGTTATCGTGGTCTTGTTGTGGGTCCGATTTTTGATCGTGATTATGTTTTGAATCATCTTTCAAATGATGTTCCAAATCATCTTCCAAATTACGTTCCCGTAGAGACGCACTGCTGTGCGTCTCTACACTGTGCGTCTCTACATTGTGCGTTTCTGCGTTAGAAATCGGATTATTTTGGATTTCAATCAACAAATGAATATGATTTGGCATTACCACCCAATTATGGAAGAACCAATTTTTCCGAATTGAAATTGATTTTTTCAATTCGGTCTCAATAATTTCTCCATTGTCGTTTAATTTCATCGCTTCATTTTCAACTGTGCCAAAAATGGACTCTCTATTCTGTGTCACTATTGTGATAAAATAGATTGCATCACCGGAATAATCCCAGTTTTTCAATCTGTTAGAATCAGTTTTGTATTTATTCTTAAATAATATCATTTCTTGAGGCGTATAATAATCTCAAAGTTACAAAGGTTTCGCCAACAAATCGAATGAATTTTGTATGTTTACTACAGAAAATTACAACAAAGTGTCAAAGCCAATAAAAGCATTATTTAACTGGAGCAGCGGAAAAGATTCTGCTCTTACTTTATACAAAATTTTACAGAATCCGGAGTGTAAAATTGAATGTTTACTGACCAGTGTCAACGAGAAATACCAACGAATTTCGATGCATGGTGTACGCATTGAACTTCTCGAAGCACAGGCAAAAAGTATCGGTATTCCATTAAAAGTACTGCAGGTTCCGGAGATGCCAACAATGGAAGTGTATGAAAACGTAATGGCCCAAACTT is a window from the Flavobacterium cupriresistens genome containing:
- a CDS encoding transposase, with product MILFKNKYKTDSNRLKNWDYSGDAIYFITIVTQNRESIFGTVENEAMKLNDNGEIIETELKKSISIRKNWFFHNWVVMPNHIHLLIEIQNNPISNAETHNVETHSVETHSSASLRERNLEDDLEHHLKDDSKHNHDQKSDPQQDHDNPKKIKLTRKPNSISSFVAIFKSVTTKQIGNETSIWQSNYHDSIVRNHIAFDKIYNYIKNNPRNWETDPINSNFQ